GCTGATCACGATGGTCGGCAATGTCGAACTGCGCCAGCGGGGCAATAATCTGCGCGGCGGACGGCTGGTCATCGACTTGAGCAGCGGCCGCGCGACGGTCGACGGGCGCGGTGCTGCGCGCGGCCCCGATGGCAATCCGGTGCAGGGCGGCACGGGCGGGCGCGTCACCGGCACCTTCACGGTACCGGAAAGAAAGCAGTAACCAACTGCTTTAACCCGGTTGCAACCACGCGCCTGCACCTAGGATTTGGGACCAGATCACCAGCGGAGCCGGGGGGCGACGCCGCATAGTCGAAAGCCGTCCCCATGCGCTTTTCCCCCATCGTCCCGCCCCGACGTCCGCTGTTCGGCCGCCGTCAGGAGCCCCCGGCCGCGATCGCGCCGACGCCGACATCCGAAGAACGCCGCCTGATCGACCGTATCATCCGTCACGCGGGGTATCGCGAGTCGCGGTAGTCGTCACCGAATTCACATCGCCGTGACGACGGATCAGTTGAAAAGCCCGTAAGCGCCAGGAGCCGCTTGGCGTTGCGGCGTCGCGCCCCTACATGGGGCGCGCATGCCGCCTGACACCTCCACTTCCGCCGAAGCCTCGCGCGAACCGCCCGTCCTTGCGACGCTGCGGCGTTTCTTCCCCTATTTGTGGCCGGCGGGGCAGGCAGAAGCGAAGGTTCGCATCGTCATCGCGGGGCTTGTCGTGCTCGCGTCAAAGGGCGTGCAGCTATCGATGGGCTTCCTCTATGGCGCCGCGATCGACCGGATGGCGCCGGGGATGGAAGAGGGCGTGGCGCTGGCGATCGGACTGGTGCTCGCCTATGCCGGTGCGCGCTTTGCAGGGGTGCTGTTCGACAACCTTCGCAATGTCGTGTTCGAACGCGTCGGGCAGGATGCGACGCGCGAGCTTGCGATCGCGACTTTCAGCCATCTTCACGCGCTGAGCCTGCGCTTCCACCTCGCGCGGCGGACGGGCGAGGTCACCAAGGTGATCGAAAGGGGCACGAAGAGCATCGACACGATGCTCTATTTCCTGTTGTTCAATATCGCGCCGACGATCGTCGAACTCGCCGCGGTGCTGATCATCTTCTGGACCAAGTTCAGCTTTGGCCTTGCGAGCGCGACCGCGCTGATGGTCGTCGTCTACATCATCTTCACGCGCAAGGTGACCGACTGGCGCAATGCGCTGCGTACGCGGATGAACGATCTCGACACGCTGACGATCGGGCGCAGCGTCGACAGCCTGCTCAATTACGAGACGGTCAAATATTTCGGCGCCGAGGAGCGCGAGGAAGCGCGCTATCGCGACGTCGCGGATCAATATGCGCGCGCCGCGGTGAAGAGCGAAAACAGCCTTGCCTGGCTGAATATCGGGCAGAGCCTGATTACCAATGCCGCGCTCGCGGGCGCGATGGCTTATACCGTGTGGGGCTGGTCGATCGGCGAATATAAGGTCGGCGACGTCGTGCTGGTGAACACCTTGCTTGCCCAGCTCTTCCGCCCGCTCGACATGCTCGGCATGGTCTATCGCGTGATCCGTCAGGGGCTGATCGACATGGAGGCGATGTTCCGCCTGATCGATACGCCGCCCGAGATCGCCGACGCGCCCGATGCGTGGCCGCTCGTCGTGAACGGCGGAGCGGTGGCGTTCGAGAATGTCGTCTTTGGTTACGAGCCCGACCGGACGATCCTGAACGGCGTCAGCTTTGCCGTCGGCGCCGGCGAGACGCTGGCGATCGTCGGCCCCTCCGGCGCGGGCAAGTCCACGATCGCGCGGCTGCTCTTCCGCTTCTATGATCCGCAGGGCGGACGCGTGCTGATCGACGGGCAGGATATCGCCAAGGTCACACAGAAAAGCTTGCGCGCGGAGATTGGCATCGTCCCGCAGGACACGGTGCTGTTCAACGACAGCATCGGCTATAATATCGCCTATGGCCGGGAGGGCGCGAGCGCCGACGCCATCGCGGCGGCGGCGGAGGGAGCGGCGATCGACGGCTTTATCGCGCTGCTGCCACAGGGTTATGATACCGAGGTGGGCGAACGCGGCCTCAAGCTGTCGGGCGGAGAGAAGCAGCGGGTGGCGATTGCGCGTACTTTGCTCAAGAACCCGCCGGTGCTGATCCTCGACGAAGCAACCAGCGCGCTCGACAGCCGGACCGAGGCGGCGATCCAGGATACGCTCGAACGCATCGCGGCGCGGCGCACGACGCTGGTGATCGCGCATCGCCTGTCGACCGTGGTCAACGCCGACCGGATCATCGTGCTGGAGCGCGGGCGCGTCGCCGAGACGGGGACGCACGACCAGTTGCTCGCGATGCACGGGCTTTATGCCGACATGTGGGCGCGGCAGCAGGCCGAGCGCGACGAGGGCACTGTCGACGCCTGAGTTTGCCGGTTACCGTCTTTACAATTTTGTAAGTGATTCCCGCCAATTGGCGCTTTTGGGGACCAGTCCGTCCCATGGGCGGACGTCAAGGCGAAAGGTGGGATTTTGATCAGGCTGGCGATGTGTATCGCGATCGACCACGATCCGTGGCTCGTTGCGCTGGCGGTCGCGATCTGCTGCGTCGGCGCCTTTGCGATCGTCCAGATGTTCGAACGCGCGCGCGACGCCGAGCGAAAGCAGGGGATCGCCTGGGCTTTCCTGGTCGCGGTCGCCGCCAGCGCGACGATCTGGTGCACCCATTTCGTCGCCATGCTGGCGTTTGAAGCGAAGGCGCCGGTGACGCTCGATCCCGTCTTGACCATCACCTCGCTGATGGTCGCGATGGTCGGCTCCTTCGTCGGGTTCGCGGTCGCGGCGTGGGGCAAGGACGAGGTTTATGGCACCATCGGCGGGGCGCTGTTCGGCGGGGCCATCGCGGCGATGCATTTTACCGGCATGACCGCCTATCGCGTCGATGGCATCGTCGCTTGGGACGATGCCTATGTCGCCGCGGCGGTGATTTGCGGCATGATCTTTGCTGCGGCCGCGCTGACGGTGCTCCGTACCAGCCGCGAGGTGCGATATCGTGTGCCGCTGGCCACGTTGCTGATCGTGCTCGCGATTGCCTCGCTTCATTTTCTGGCGATGACAGCGATGCGGATTACGCCAATGGCGCTCGATGAAACGCCCTTGCGTCCGGCGGAGTTCAGCGCGCTGGCGCTCGCGACGGTACTCGTCGGCGGGATTGTGATCTCGGCAGGCGTCTTCGCCGCGATGCTCGATCGCCAGACGCGCTCCGACGCGATGCGCGAGCTGACCCATATGGCGATGACCGACGCGTTGACCGGGCTTCCCAACCGTGTCGCTTTTCGCGCCGAACTGACGCGGCAGATCGGCGGGGCGATCGTGAAGGGAGAGCGCGTCGGATTATGCGCGATCGACCTCGACCGCTTCAAGGAAATCAATGACGTTCACGGCCACAAGGCGGGGGACGAGGTACTCGCGCGGATTGCGCAGCGGATGCGCGATACGCTGGGCCATAATGAATTTTTCGCGCGGCTCGGCGGCGACGAGTTCGTCGCGCTGACGCGCTTTACCGATCGCGCGCAGTTGGGGGCGTTCGCGGCCCGGCTCGACGCCGAGCTGAAGACGCCGATGATCTTTCCCGAATTCGAGGCGCGGCTGGGCGCAAGCATCGGCGTGGCAGTCTTTCCCGACGATGCGGCGACGGCCGAAATGCTCGCGAACAACGCCGACCTTGCGATGTATCGCGCCAAGGCCGACGCCGCGACCGCGCCGTGCCATTATGATTGGCAGCTCGACGAGGCGATCCGCGACCAGCGCGAGCTTGCCACCGATCTGCGCGGCGCGATCGATCGCAATCAGCTCGACGTCCATTATCAGGTCCAGACATCGGTCACGACGGGCGAGGTCACGGGTTACGAGGCGCTGCTGCGCTGGACGCACCCCGTGCGCGGGCCGATCCCGCCGACGGTGTTCATCCCGCTCGCCGAAGCGAACGGCTTTATCCTGACCCTCGGCGAATGGGTGATGCGGCGCGCCTGCGCCGATGCGGCGGCGTGGCCGCACGCCTCGAAGGTCGCGGTCAATGTGTCGCCGCTGCAGCTTGCGCATGTCGACCTGCCGCGGCTGTTCCACCAGATATTGCTCGACACCGGGCTTCCGCCGCGGCGGCTGGAGATCGAGTTGACCGAGACCGCGATCATCGCCGATCGCGAGCGTGCGCTGCACGTTTTGCGTCAGATCAAGGCGCTGGGCGTCGGAGTGGCGCTCGACGATTTCGGCACCGGCTATTCGTCGCTGGAGACGCTGCGCGCCTTTCCGTTCGACAAGATCAAGCTCGACCGCTTCTTTGCCGCCGAGCTGGAGGGCAATATCCAGTCGACAGCGATTCTGCGTGCGGTGCTTGCGCTCGGCAAAAGCCTGTCGATCCCGATCCTGGCCGAGGGGATCGAGACGGCAGAACAGCTCGAAGCACTTCGCCGCGAAGGCTGCGACGAGGCGCAGGGCTTTCTGATCGGCCGTCCGGGGCGCTCGGTTCCGGCTGGCGCCGAACAGAGTGACGCGCCCGGCCGGGAGTGCGCAGCCTGATTCGGACCACAAATCGTAACTAAATTACTTGCCTTGGGTTGACCCCTTGCGCCCGCGCCCTTTACGCAAGGGGCTATGCCGCATGACACCAGCCTGATCGGAACCATCGTCGCCGGTCTGGGCGTGGCGTTCCTGATGGGGGCGTTGGCGCACCGGCTGAAAATTTCGCCGATCGCGGGCTATTTGCTCGCGGGGGTGATGGTCGGGCCGTTCACCCCGGGGTTCGTCGCCGACACTGGGCTCGCGCTGCAGCTCGCCGAGATCGGCGTGATCCTGCTGATGTTCGGGGTCGGCCTCCATTTTTCGCTGAAAGACCTGCTATCGGTACGCAGGATCGCGGTGCCGGGGGCGATCGCGCAGATTGCGGTCGCGACCGCGCTTGGCATGATGCTCGGACTGTGGCTCGGCTGGTCGGTCGAGGGCAGCGTGGTGTTCGGGCTGGCACTGTCGGTGGCATCGACCGTCGTGCTGCTGCGCGCGCTGCAGGCGCGCGATATGGTCGAGACCGAAAAGGGGCGGATCGCGGTCGGCTGGCTGATCGTCGAGGATCTGGTGATGGTGCTCGCGCTCGTGCTGTTGCCCGCGATGTTCGGCGATCGCGGCGATGAGGGGGGCTCAGCTGGGCTGCTCCAGTCGGCGGGCATCGTGCTCGTCAAGGTCGTCGGCTTCGGCGCCTTCATGTTCGTGATCGCGCGGCGCGTGCTGCCGTGGGTGCTCCACTGGGTCGCGCATTCGGGGTCGCGCGAGCTGTTCCGGCTTGCGGTGCTGGCGATCGCGCTGGGAGTCGCATTTGGGGCGGCGGTGATCTTCGACGTGAGCTTCGCGCTCGGCGCCTTCTTTGCGGGCATGATCCTTGGCGAGACGCAATTGTCGCGACGCGCGGCCGAAGAAACGCTGCCGCTGCGCGATGCCTTCGCGGTGCTCTTCTTCGTTTCGGTCGGCATGTTGTTCGATCCCAAGGTGCTGATCGAGCAACCGGGACCGGTGCTCGCGACGGTCGCGATCATTGTCGTCGGCAAATCGGTCGCCGCTTTCGCGCTCGTCCGTGCCTTCGGTCACAATTCGGGGACCGCGCTGACGGTGTCGGTCAGCCTCGCGCAGATCGGCGAATTTTCGTTCATCCTCGCGGGGCTCGGCGTCGGACTGAAAGTGCTGCCCGAGACGGGGCGCGACCTGATCCTTGCGGGGTCGCTCTTGTCGATCCTGTTCAACCCGATCCTCTTTTCGCTCGCGGTAAAGCGCATGCGCTCCGAAGAGCCGGAGGAAGTCGAGGCAGAGGGCGAGGATGCGCCCGCGCCGTGCAACGCCGGGGTCGTGCTGATCGGCTATGGCCGCGTCGGCAGCCATATCGGCAGCCTGATCTGCGGGCGCGGTGAGGGGCTGACGGTGATCGAGGACCAGAAGGACATGGCGGCTTCGGCGCGCGAGGCTGGGGCGACGGTGATCGTTGGCGATGCGACGAAGGAAAGCATATTGCGACAGGCGGGGCTCGACACCGCGGCGACGCTGTTGATCGCGATTCCCGAAGGGGTCGAGGCGGGCGCAATCGTACGGCGCGCGCGGGCGATCAATCCGAAGCTGGTGATCGTTGCGCGCGCGCATTCGGACGAGGAAGTCGAGGATCTGGTGCGCCGCGGCGCCGACCATGTCGTGATGGCCGAGCGCGAGACCGCATCGCGAATGGCCGAGCGGGCGATGCTGACTTTGGCTTGATGCCTATTTTCGTCATTCCCGCTTTCGCGGGGATCGCGAGCAGGGCGTTTGCCGCCACAATAGATGAGTCCGGGGCTTCCCCCGATCGTCCAAACTTCCTATCGCCAACTTAATGTCCGCCGGCGCTCTCCTCCCGCTTCTCAAATCCACATTCGGTTTCGATGCCTTTCGCGGGCGTCAGGGCGAGGTTGTCGATCGCGTGATGGCGGGCGCGCGCACGCTCGCGGTGATGCCGACCGGGGCGGGAAAGTCGTTGACCTATCAGCTTCCCGCAGTCGCGCTGAATGGTTGCGTCGTTGTCGTGTCGCCGCTGATCGCGCTGATGCATGATCAATTGCGCGGCGCGCGTGCGGCGGGGATCCGCGCGGCGAGCCTTACCAGCGTCGATGCCGACTGGGCCGATACGCGGCAGGCATATCGCGACGGACAGCTCGACCTCTTGTACGTCGCGCCAGAGCGCGCGACGGGCGAAGGGTTTCGCACCCTTCTCGAAGCGCAGACGCCGGCGCTGTTCGCGATCGACGAGGCGCATTGCGTTTCCGAATGGGGGCATGATTTCCGCCCCGATTACCGCTTGCTGCGCCCGCTGCTCGATGCCTTTCCCGCGGTGCCGCGGCTTGCGCTCACCGCGACGGCAGACAAGCACACGCGCGAGGATATTCTCGTCCAGCTCGGGATTCCGGCCGACGGGCTGATCCTCGCGGGCTTCGATCGGCCGAATATCCGTTATGCGGTTCGCCCGCGGATCAGCCCGGCGAAACAGCTCGTCGATTTCATCGCTGCCAATCCGGGGCCGGGGATCGTTTACGCCCCGACGCGCAATGGTACCGAGCGGCTTGCCGAACAGATCGCGGCGGCGACGGGCCGCAGTGTCGCCGCTTATCACGCGGGGCTCGACCCCGAACGGCGCGCGCAGGTGCAGCATGA
This sequence is a window from Sphingopyxis sp. USTB-05. Protein-coding genes within it:
- a CDS encoding ABC transporter ATP-binding protein/permease; protein product: MPPDTSTSAEASREPPVLATLRRFFPYLWPAGQAEAKVRIVIAGLVVLASKGVQLSMGFLYGAAIDRMAPGMEEGVALAIGLVLAYAGARFAGVLFDNLRNVVFERVGQDATRELAIATFSHLHALSLRFHLARRTGEVTKVIERGTKSIDTMLYFLLFNIAPTIVELAAVLIIFWTKFSFGLASATALMVVVYIIFTRKVTDWRNALRTRMNDLDTLTIGRSVDSLLNYETVKYFGAEEREEARYRDVADQYARAAVKSENSLAWLNIGQSLITNAALAGAMAYTVWGWSIGEYKVGDVVLVNTLLAQLFRPLDMLGMVYRVIRQGLIDMEAMFRLIDTPPEIADAPDAWPLVVNGGAVAFENVVFGYEPDRTILNGVSFAVGAGETLAIVGPSGAGKSTIARLLFRFYDPQGGRVLIDGQDIAKVTQKSLRAEIGIVPQDTVLFNDSIGYNIAYGREGASADAIAAAAEGAAIDGFIALLPQGYDTEVGERGLKLSGGEKQRVAIARTLLKNPPVLILDEATSALDSRTEAAIQDTLERIAARRTTLVIAHRLSTVVNADRIIVLERGRVAETGTHDQLLAMHGLYADMWARQQAERDEGTVDA
- the ybaL gene encoding YbaL family putative K(+) efflux transporter — encoded protein: MPHDTSLIGTIVAGLGVAFLMGALAHRLKISPIAGYLLAGVMVGPFTPGFVADTGLALQLAEIGVILLMFGVGLHFSLKDLLSVRRIAVPGAIAQIAVATALGMMLGLWLGWSVEGSVVFGLALSVASTVVLLRALQARDMVETEKGRIAVGWLIVEDLVMVLALVLLPAMFGDRGDEGGSAGLLQSAGIVLVKVVGFGAFMFVIARRVLPWVLHWVAHSGSRELFRLAVLAIALGVAFGAAVIFDVSFALGAFFAGMILGETQLSRRAAEETLPLRDAFAVLFFVSVGMLFDPKVLIEQPGPVLATVAIIVVGKSVAAFALVRAFGHNSGTALTVSVSLAQIGEFSFILAGLGVGLKVLPETGRDLILAGSLLSILFNPILFSLAVKRMRSEEPEEVEAEGEDAPAPCNAGVVLIGYGRVGSHIGSLICGRGEGLTVIEDQKDMAASAREAGATVIVGDATKESILRQAGLDTAATLLIAIPEGVEAGAIVRRARAINPKLVIVARAHSDEEVEDLVRRGADHVVMAERETASRMAERAMLTLA
- a CDS encoding bifunctional diguanylate cyclase/phosphodiesterase, yielding MIRLAMCIAIDHDPWLVALAVAICCVGAFAIVQMFERARDAERKQGIAWAFLVAVAASATIWCTHFVAMLAFEAKAPVTLDPVLTITSLMVAMVGSFVGFAVAAWGKDEVYGTIGGALFGGAIAAMHFTGMTAYRVDGIVAWDDAYVAAAVICGMIFAAAALTVLRTSREVRYRVPLATLLIVLAIASLHFLAMTAMRITPMALDETPLRPAEFSALALATVLVGGIVISAGVFAAMLDRQTRSDAMRELTHMAMTDALTGLPNRVAFRAELTRQIGGAIVKGERVGLCAIDLDRFKEINDVHGHKAGDEVLARIAQRMRDTLGHNEFFARLGGDEFVALTRFTDRAQLGAFAARLDAELKTPMIFPEFEARLGASIGVAVFPDDAATAEMLANNADLAMYRAKADAATAPCHYDWQLDEAIRDQRELATDLRGAIDRNQLDVHYQVQTSVTTGEVTGYEALLRWTHPVRGPIPPTVFIPLAEANGFILTLGEWVMRRACADAAAWPHASKVAVNVSPLQLAHVDLPRLFHQILLDTGLPPRRLEIELTETAIIADRERALHVLRQIKALGVGVALDDFGTGYSSLETLRAFPFDKIKLDRFFAAELEGNIQSTAILRAVLALGKSLSIPILAEGIETAEQLEALRREGCDEAQGFLIGRPGRSVPAGAEQSDAPGRECAA